The stretch of DNA CGGTACGACCCTCATCTTTGAGACGTTGAACGATGGCCCACAGATCACGGCGCGCCTTGGGATCGAGACCGGTAGTAGGCTCGTCCAGAAAGATCACCTTAGGATCATGTACCACCGCTAAGGCGATGGCCAACCGCTGCCGCTGCCCACCGGAAAGGTGTTTGACCAACGTCTTCGCCTTTCCTTCCAGATCGAAGGAAGCTAGCAATTCTTCTACCGATCGCATCTGAGCATAGAAGCTGCCGTACAGCAGAATGATTTCACGCGTTGTCAAATGATCAAACAACGCCGTCGACTGCAACTGTACACCGATCCGTTCTTTCACCGCATTCCGCTGCCGGATGGCGTTATGGCCGTCAATGGAGATTTCACCGCCGTCAGGGGTACGTAACCCTTCCATCATTTCCATGGTGGTGGTTTTTCCGGCACCGTTGGGACCCAAAAGGCCAAAAATCTCTCCCTGTGCCACTTCAAAACTGATGTAATCCACTACACGTTGACCGTTATAGATTTTCACCAGATCTTTTACTTGTATCATCATCGGCTGTTCAGGCCCCTTTTTCTTAAAGGTGTTTAGTCACCCGATCCTGTCGGAATCAGTATAGCACAGAGCCGATCCAATAAAAAAAGCACTACCGAAGTCCCGGCCCTACCCGTATCACTTCAGCAGCCCTTGATAAGGTTGTAGATCGATCTCCTTTTTCTGTAGTGTTTGCACCAACCATTGATGATCCCGTTTGGGTGTCGCCATGATATAACCGCGAATAATCAAATCTCGGCTCATGGCATCAGCCTTTTCCTGTACCGCCAACTGGCCGATCTTGCCGGCGATGGTGCGCATAGCGGTATCCCGGA from Desmospora activa DSM 45169 encodes:
- a CDS encoding ABC transporter ATP-binding protein; protein product: MMIQVKDLVKIYNGQRVVDYISFEVAQGEIFGLLGPNGAGKTTTMEMMEGLRTPDGGEISIDGHNAIRQRNAVKERIGVQLQSTALFDHLTTREIILLYGSFYAQMRSVEELLASFDLEGKAKTLVKHLSGGQRQRLAIALAVVHDPKVIFLDEPTTGLDPKARRDLWAIVQRLKDEGRTVFLSTHYMEEAEQLCDRVAIMDSGRIIALDSPAGLIRQLASDSVVEFVLSKPQPQEMFQALDGVKEVKQAEDGATVLLTDRLQSTLLRLIPLADANGWVLSGLRTRTATLEDVFLQRTGKRLTQ